A window of the Verminephrobacter eiseniae EF01-2 genome harbors these coding sequences:
- the tkt gene encoding transketolase: MANIQPHPQMANAIRALAMDAVQQANSGHPGAPMGMADMAVALWGQHLKHNPADPRWFDRDRFVLSNGHGSMLLYALLHLTGYDLSIDELKNFRQLHSKTAGHPEVGLTPGVETTTGPLGQGIANAVGFALAEKLLAAEFNRAGHVVVDHHSYVFLGDGCLMEGVSHEAVALAGVWKLHKLIALYDDNGISIDGQVTPWFADNTPLRFVACGWNVIGPIDGHDADKVASAIAEAKKQTERPTLIVCKTRIGQGSPNRANSAKAHGEPLGAEEVALARAELGWTSAPFVVEPDIYAAWDGRAKGQSAQAQWNERFAAYGQAFPALAAEFRRRMQGQLPAHFEPLAAGIERAADGKRETVASRRASQLALQAFTAELPELLGGSADLTSSNLTHTTSTPALRFDAQGNVKTDAAAGAEAAAGGKIGRHINYGVREFGMAAIMNGLALHGGYIPYGGTFLTFSDYSRNAIRMAALMRQRVIHVFTHDSIGLGEDGPTHQAIEHAASLRLIPHLDVWRPADTVETAVAWRVALSNQDRPTALLLSRQNLPYPHDAPKRDLAGIGHGAYVLSEPADRGLKKKPVVVIIATGSEVQLALQAQRLLADRKIPVRVVSMPSTTRFDRQDRKYKKSVLPARLPRVAVEMGVTDGWWKYGCAAVVGIDRFGESAPAPVLLGHFGFTADNVAATVQAVLKRKRK; encoded by the coding sequence ATGGCCAATATCCAGCCCCACCCACAGATGGCCAATGCGATCCGCGCCTTGGCCATGGACGCAGTTCAACAAGCCAACTCCGGCCATCCCGGCGCGCCGATGGGCATGGCCGACATGGCCGTGGCACTCTGGGGCCAGCACCTCAAGCACAACCCGGCCGACCCGCGCTGGTTCGATCGCGACCGCTTCGTGCTGAGCAATGGCCACGGCTCGATGCTGCTGTACGCGCTGCTGCACCTGACGGGCTACGATCTGTCGATCGACGAGTTGAAGAACTTTCGCCAACTGCACAGCAAGACAGCGGGCCACCCCGAGGTCGGCCTGACCCCTGGCGTGGAGACCACCACCGGCCCGCTCGGGCAGGGCATCGCCAATGCCGTGGGGTTTGCGCTGGCGGAAAAACTGCTGGCCGCCGAATTCAACCGCGCAGGCCATGTCGTGGTCGACCACCACAGCTACGTCTTCCTCGGCGATGGTTGCCTGATGGAAGGCGTCAGCCACGAAGCCGTGGCCCTGGCCGGCGTCTGGAAACTGCACAAACTGATCGCGCTGTACGACGACAACGGCATCTCGATCGACGGCCAGGTCACGCCCTGGTTTGCCGACAACACGCCACTGCGCTTCGTGGCCTGCGGCTGGAACGTGATCGGCCCGATCGACGGCCATGACGCCGACAAGGTGGCCAGCGCCATCGCCGAGGCCAAAAAGCAGACCGAACGCCCCACCCTCATCGTCTGCAAGACCCGTATCGGCCAGGGCAGCCCGAACCGCGCCAACAGCGCCAAAGCCCATGGCGAGCCGCTGGGGGCCGAAGAAGTCGCGCTGGCCCGCGCAGAACTGGGCTGGACCAGCGCGCCGTTCGTGGTCGAGCCGGACATCTACGCCGCCTGGGACGGCCGGGCCAAGGGCCAGAGCGCACAAGCCCAATGGAATGAGCGCTTTGCCGCCTACGGCCAGGCCTTCCCCGCGCTGGCCGCCGAATTCAGGCGCCGCATGCAGGGCCAACTGCCGGCCCATTTCGAGCCATTGGCCGCAGGCATCGAACGGGCCGCCGATGGCAAACGCGAAACCGTGGCCAGCCGCAGGGCCAGCCAACTGGCGCTGCAAGCCTTCACCGCCGAATTGCCGGAACTGCTCGGCGGCAGCGCCGACCTGACCAGTTCCAACCTCACCCACACCACGAGCACGCCCGCGCTGCGCTTTGACGCGCAAGGCAATGTCAAGACCGATGCCGCCGCAGGCGCAGAGGCTGCGGCGGGCGGCAAGATCGGCCGCCACATCAACTACGGCGTGCGCGAATTCGGCATGGCCGCGATCATGAACGGCCTGGCGCTGCACGGCGGCTACATCCCCTACGGCGGCACCTTCCTGACCTTCAGCGACTACAGCCGCAACGCCATCCGCATGGCCGCGCTGATGCGCCAGCGCGTGATCCATGTGTTCACGCACGACTCCATCGGTCTGGGCGAAGACGGCCCCACGCACCAGGCGATCGAACATGCGGCCAGCCTGCGCCTGATCCCCCACCTCGATGTCTGGCGCCCCGCCGACACCGTCGAGACCGCCGTGGCCTGGCGCGTGGCCCTGTCCAACCAGGACCGGCCCACGGCCCTGCTGCTGAGCCGCCAGAACCTGCCCTATCCCCACGACGCGCCCAAGCGCGACCTGGCCGGCATCGGCCACGGCGCCTATGTGCTGAGCGAGCCGGCGGACCGGGGCCTGAAAAAGAAACCCGTGGTCGTGATCATCGCCACCGGCTCCGAGGTGCAACTGGCGCTGCAGGCCCAGCGCCTGCTGGCCGACAGGAAAATCCCCGTGCGCGTGGTCTCCATGCCCAGCACGACCCGGTTCGACCGCCAAGACCGCAAGTACAAAAAATCCGTTCTGCCGGCCCGCCTGCCCCGCGTGGCCGTTGAGATGGGGGTCACCGACGGCTGGTGGAAATACGGTTGCGCGGCGGTGGTGGGCATCGACCGCTTTGGCGAATCGGCCCCCGCGCCCGTGCTGCTCGGGCATTTCGGCTTTACCGCAGACAACGTAGCCGCCACCGTGCAGGCCGTGCTCAAGCGCAAGCGCAAGTGA